A single window of Chloracidobacterium sp. DNA harbors:
- a CDS encoding glycosyltransferase has translation MTPPADTISIALCTYNGEEYLSEQLQSFLGQTRLPDELVVCDDGSTDRTLAILEEFKVQVPFKVRIHLNGTNLGYVKNFEQRFFYVRGV, from the coding sequence ATGACTCCGCCCGCAGATACCATCTCCATCGCGTTGTGCACCTATAACGGTGAGGAGTATCTCTCAGAACAACTCCAGAGTTTTCTTGGACAAACGAGACTACCGGACGAATTAGTAGTCTGCGACGACGGTTCGACAGACCGAACACTCGCCATCCTCGAGGAATTTAAGGTACAAGTTCCATTCAAAGTTCGAATACATTTGAATGGCACTAATTTAGGGTACGTTAAAAATTTCGAGCAGCGCTTCTTCTATGTGAGGGGAGTATAG
- a CDS encoding glycosyltransferase family 4 protein: MKNILIIDNSEYLTGANKSIAKFAKALGGSCKFHWAVTKAISQDDLAEIVENDIVRRFRFTEISTKLSAGVLYFPRLIQNSFGLLRMVKEHDIAIVHVNDCYNMCGILLKILNRKIKVVYHVRLLRNSYIGPLYSSFIRVIKRYADAVVCCSNAVSNDVGNLPNKIVIYDSEFFDEAADDALHVHLQPKRIVYVGNILPGKGQDWAIKAFALVQEDFPETKLYFIGKYDHNGVSTNFKKTVDSLIDELGLEGKVIFEGFKANVDDELRRADIVLNLSESESFSMVCLEALKAGVPLIASDCGGPAELFKHMESGWLVPNKDFVAAAVAIRTLANSNEIRLRFSKRGQESARATFDVANNCVQLDALYQKVLNG, encoded by the coding sequence ATGAAGAACATTCTAATTATCGACAATTCGGAATATCTGACCGGAGCCAATAAATCGATCGCGAAGTTTGCAAAGGCACTGGGCGGTAGCTGCAAATTTCATTGGGCAGTGACAAAAGCTATTTCGCAAGACGACCTTGCCGAAATTGTGGAAAACGATATTGTGCGTCGATTTAGGTTTACTGAGATTTCGACAAAACTGTCTGCGGGCGTGCTTTATTTTCCACGCTTGATTCAAAACAGTTTTGGGTTGTTGCGAATGGTCAAGGAGCACGATATTGCGATCGTTCACGTAAACGACTGTTACAACATGTGCGGCATCCTGTTAAAGATATTGAACCGGAAGATAAAGGTCGTGTATCACGTTAGGCTTTTGCGTAATTCGTACATCGGCCCGCTTTACTCAAGTTTTATCCGCGTGATAAAGCGATATGCGGACGCTGTTGTTTGCTGCAGCAATGCGGTGTCAAACGATGTCGGCAATCTGCCGAACAAGATCGTCATTTATGATAGCGAATTTTTTGATGAAGCGGCCGACGATGCTCTGCACGTTCATCTTCAGCCGAAAAGAATCGTTTATGTCGGAAACATTCTTCCCGGGAAAGGCCAGGACTGGGCGATAAAAGCCTTTGCTCTCGTCCAAGAGGATTTCCCGGAAACTAAGCTGTATTTTATCGGTAAATACGATCACAATGGCGTTTCGACAAACTTTAAGAAGACAGTTGATAGCTTGATAGATGAATTAGGCTTAGAAGGCAAGGTTATATTCGAGGGGTTTAAGGCGAACGTGGACGACGAATTAAGGAGGGCTGATATCGTGCTAAACCTTTCCGAATCAGAATCGTTTTCGATGGTCTGTCTCGAAGCACTTAAGGCCGGCGTTCCGCTGATTGCTTCTGACTGCGGCGGACCTGCTGAGCTGTTCAAGCATATGGAGTCGGGTTGGTTAGTGCCAAATAAGGACTTTGTTGCTGCCGCAGTAGCTATCAGAACACTCGCAAATAGTAATGAGATCCGTTTAAGATTTAGTAAACGTGGTCAGGAAAGCGCGCGTGCGACGTTTGATGTTGCGAATAATTGCGTTCAACTTGATGCGTTGTACCAAAAGGTCCTGAACGGCTAG
- a CDS encoding glycosyltransferase family 2 protein, which translates to MILLSIIIVNWNTSEFLVKCLDSILRHPTKVELEIIVVDNDSDEDIISVTTMFPDVRLIKNAYNYGFGVATNVGFSLTSGKYAMTLNPDTVLESGMIDALIETLETDDQIGVCVPVLKGAKVYRSQYFFSSLFFNSLVARKLRGLTRRRETEMSGSFDVDFITGTGYICRVSALARGRMFVEDNFLFGEEYFLCREIAAKGLKISVVPQAKLQHYTSVTFRDDSDRLINASRLGSALGWSIRRDHWGKLLGFVSGSIIFFENIVKWALLQSSAALGKELNLKESRMLTQCESLITSFIPLITGKEEYIARANTTAEIFFNNGKKPTYPPVFTEVGRTVT; encoded by the coding sequence ATGATATTACTCTCAATAATAATAGTTAATTGGAACACATCCGAATTCTTGGTGAAATGTTTAGATAGCATTCTCCGTCACCCAACTAAGGTCGAGCTAGAGATCATTGTCGTTGACAACGACTCTGATGAAGATATTATCTCCGTCACGACAATGTTTCCCGACGTCCGTTTGATAAAGAACGCTTATAATTACGGCTTCGGAGTGGCGACAAACGTGGGTTTTTCGCTGACTTCCGGCAAATACGCAATGACCCTTAACCCGGATACGGTTTTAGAGTCTGGGATGATCGACGCACTTATCGAAACTTTAGAAACGGATGATCAGATTGGAGTATGTGTGCCTGTTCTGAAAGGGGCTAAAGTTTATCGGTCGCAATATTTCTTTTCATCCTTATTTTTTAATTCGCTCGTCGCCAGAAAATTACGTGGCCTCACGAGGCGTCGAGAAACGGAAATGTCTGGGTCATTTGACGTCGACTTTATCACCGGGACTGGTTATATTTGTCGTGTCTCAGCATTAGCTAGAGGGCGTATGTTCGTCGAAGACAACTTTCTCTTTGGAGAAGAGTATTTCCTTTGCCGCGAGATTGCAGCAAAGGGCTTGAAGATAAGCGTTGTCCCACAGGCCAAACTGCAACATTATACAAGCGTTACCTTTAGGGATGACTCAGATCGACTAATAAATGCTAGTAGACTGGGTTCGGCGTTGGGTTGGAGTATTCGTCGCGATCACTGGGGTAAATTACTTGGATTTGTCAGCGGTTCTATCATCTTCTTCGAGAACATTGTGAAGTGGGCGCTGTTGCAATCTAGTGCCGCCCTTGGCAAGGAATTGAACTTAAAAGAGAGTCGTATGCTGACTCAATGCGAATCTCTGATAACTTCCTTCATACCATTGATTACGGGTAAAGAAGAATATATCGCAAGAGCAAATACGACAGCGGAAATATTCTTCAACAACGGAAAGAAGCCAACGTACCCGCCTGTATTTACTGAGGTCGGGAGAACCGTTACTTAG
- a CDS encoding glycosyltransferase family 4 protein yields the protein MQVIAICSYPTESAATRFRLVQFVEPLGERGIKLTIAPFFDSKQFGAMYSAGGSTGRAISVVRSVVKRVGLLFSMRKFDVMVVQREAMFFGPAIFERLYRWIGNTPMILDLDDATYVPYVSPSYGRLGSYLKFFGKTDQLIRAASVVVCGNRFIAEYVEGKGSKAVVIPTIVDPNVFVPVEKENSIPVIGWIGTHSTFPFLESLFPVLTRLAASHKFVLKVVGAGIDNVNIDGVDVINLPWDADREIADFQSMDIGVYPIVISKSANEEWIKGKSGFKAIQYMAVGVPFVMSPVGVCAEIGMPGKTHFNAVNQEDWYNPLSKLLSGRELRIRMGNAGRCLFEQDYCIEKFVDTLAETFRFVVADETPTNR from the coding sequence ATGCAGGTTATCGCTATTTGTTCATATCCCACGGAGTCTGCGGCGACGCGGTTTCGACTTGTCCAATTTGTAGAACCGTTAGGTGAGCGAGGGATCAAACTGACGATCGCGCCTTTTTTTGACAGCAAACAGTTTGGGGCGATGTACTCGGCGGGTGGATCAACCGGAAGGGCGATCTCGGTCGTCCGCTCGGTCGTTAAGAGGGTCGGTTTGCTTTTTTCGATGCGGAAATTTGACGTGATGGTCGTTCAACGCGAAGCGATGTTTTTTGGGCCGGCGATCTTTGAACGGCTTTATAGGTGGATCGGAAACACACCGATGATTCTAGACCTTGACGATGCCACATATGTCCCGTACGTCAGCCCAAGTTATGGCCGTCTCGGAAGCTATCTGAAATTTTTTGGCAAGACCGACCAGTTGATCCGTGCGGCTTCGGTGGTCGTCTGCGGCAATCGTTTTATTGCTGAGTATGTGGAAGGGAAAGGCAGTAAAGCCGTCGTTATCCCGACTATCGTTGACCCGAACGTATTCGTGCCGGTTGAAAAGGAGAATAGCATTCCGGTGATAGGGTGGATCGGGACTCACTCAACATTTCCATTTCTCGAGTCGCTATTTCCCGTCCTTACCCGACTCGCGGCTAGTCATAAATTCGTCCTAAAGGTCGTTGGAGCCGGCATCGACAACGTGAATATCGATGGCGTCGATGTCATCAATCTGCCGTGGGACGCGGATCGCGAGATAGCGGATTTTCAGTCCATGGATATCGGTGTTTATCCGATCGTGATCAGCAAATCGGCGAATGAGGAATGGATAAAGGGCAAATCGGGCTTTAAGGCTATCCAGTATATGGCCGTGGGCGTACCGTTTGTAATGAGTCCGGTTGGCGTGTGTGCCGAGATCGGAATGCCGGGAAAGACCCACTTTAATGCGGTGAACCAAGAAGATTGGTATAATCCGCTAAGCAAACTGTTGTCCGGTCGTGAACTGCGAATTCGTATGGGAAATGCCGGACGGTGTCTTTTTGAGCAGGACTACTGCATAGAAAAGTTTGTGGATACTTTGGCTGAGACTTTTCGCTTCGTTGTCGCCGATGAAACTCCGACTAATCGTTAA
- a CDS encoding CatB-related O-acetyltransferase, with amino-acid sequence MIEDFRLVCKYLLDVYYRIRNDFAFFRFKHAFRARFPGRRLFPSSIFDLDKINVGRHSYGPLNVQMLKNPNQRLVIGDFVSIAPEVLFILGGNHQHQTLSTFPFAEFVLNNSDLEPPELSKGPILIKDDVWIGTRATIMSGLTIGQGAIVAAGSVVVKDVPPYSIVAGTPAKVIKYRFDEQTIRSLLAVIDYSKLDDHDVEMNLQLLNQPLESAFESITKLFR; translated from the coding sequence ATGATTGAAGACTTCAGACTTGTTTGCAAATATTTACTTGACGTTTATTATCGCATTCGTAACGACTTTGCGTTTTTTCGGTTCAAACATGCGTTTAGAGCACGATTTCCCGGCAGACGGCTATTTCCATCCTCAATCTTTGATCTGGACAAAATAAATGTAGGTCGTCACTCGTACGGCCCCTTGAATGTTCAAATGTTGAAGAATCCGAATCAAAGACTTGTAATCGGCGACTTCGTCTCAATTGCCCCGGAAGTTCTCTTTATTCTTGGAGGAAACCATCAGCATCAAACGCTCTCAACTTTTCCTTTCGCAGAGTTTGTACTTAACAACTCCGATTTGGAGCCACCTGAACTTAGTAAAGGGCCGATTCTTATTAAAGACGACGTTTGGATTGGCACGCGGGCAACAATCATGTCAGGTCTGACTATTGGGCAGGGAGCGATCGTCGCCGCTGGAAGCGTAGTGGTGAAGGACGTTCCGCCATACTCAATTGTTGCGGGAACACCTGCGAAGGTCATAAAGTATCGATTTGACGAACAAACAATTCGCTCTCTCTTAGCCGTTATCGATTACTCCAAACTGGACGACCATGACGTGGAGATGAATTTGCAACTCCTGAACCAACCACTTGAATCAGCCTTCGAAAGCATTACGAAACTGTTTCGCTAA
- a CDS encoding class I SAM-dependent methyltransferase: MNLFYSVARRIPGIRRLYIEIINFRHRQELKGKNAENIFTQIYKENRWASNESLSGPGSAKQQTAAVVASLPAVLSELGIRTMLDIPCGDFNWLKSVELRDVKYTGADIVDDLVAQNKKLYETDSVSFEKLDLLSDSLPKVDLVFCRDCLVHFSSADVKVALKNIKTSGSTYLLTTNFVGHAENEDILTGQWRPLNLNTSPFDLPPPVKAISEECTENDGEYSDKSLCLWRIDDLPVK; encoded by the coding sequence ATGAACCTTTTTTATTCAGTTGCAAGACGGATTCCCGGCATAAGGCGGCTATATATTGAAATAATTAATTTTCGCCATCGGCAGGAACTAAAGGGCAAAAACGCGGAGAATATTTTTACGCAGATCTACAAGGAAAACCGCTGGGCGAGCAACGAATCGCTATCAGGGCCGGGCTCTGCCAAACAGCAGACCGCGGCGGTTGTCGCAAGTCTCCCGGCGGTCTTGAGCGAATTGGGCATCCGGACGATGCTTGATATCCCGTGCGGCGACTTTAATTGGCTGAAGAGCGTGGAACTACGTGACGTCAAATATACCGGGGCAGACATCGTCGACGATCTGGTCGCCCAAAATAAAAAGCTATATGAAACCGATAGTGTCTCGTTTGAAAAGCTTGATTTGCTCTCCGATAGTCTTCCAAAGGTGGATCTTGTGTTTTGCCGCGATTGTCTGGTTCATTTTAGTTCTGCGGATGTGAAAGTGGCTTTGAAGAATATTAAAACTAGCGGGTCAACCTATTTATTGACCACCAATTTTGTCGGACACGCTGAGAATGAGGATATTCTGACGGGGCAATGGAGACCGTTGAATCTGAATACTTCGCCGTTTGACCTGCCACCGCCGGTAAAGGCGATTAGCGAAGAATGCACTGAGAATGATGGCGAATATTCCGATAAATCGCTGTGTTTGTGGCGAATCGATGATCTGCCGGTTAAATGA
- a CDS encoding class I SAM-dependent methyltransferase: MNDLPGQFANVRCCQCGLIRLSPRPTSEKLGSFYPNDTYYSYGQNSVSQETDFPIKQDIRRSVIASFGYPLRINSKLVTLVRPIINRFFLRRAAYGFGKRFPKYVPNGRALDIGCGSGVFLSILKQYGWNVRGLELKHAAADAAKEKFGIDVSVGDLADANFEEESFDYISFNHSLEHLPNIIEVLGQVKKLLKPDGLLYVEVPNANSLSQRISGKYWLHWDVPRHLYSFTPKTLKSLMRKTGFQDLKIETFRADFYLSDLRYRREEDLGFHFASDSDLPMSDRVHAHFLKILTDLYFLIYKQSGDYISCFARK; the protein is encoded by the coding sequence ATGAACGATCTGCCTGGGCAGTTTGCGAATGTTCGTTGTTGCCAGTGTGGTTTGATACGGCTGTCGCCACGGCCGACGTCAGAAAAGTTGGGAAGTTTCTACCCGAATGATACATACTACAGTTATGGACAAAATTCCGTATCGCAAGAAACAGACTTTCCGATAAAGCAAGATATTCGCCGTTCGGTCATTGCCTCTTTTGGCTACCCGCTTCGAATAAATTCGAAGTTGGTTACGCTCGTCCGCCCCATAATTAACCGTTTTTTTCTAAGAAGGGCAGCATATGGATTTGGAAAACGTTTTCCTAAGTATGTTCCGAACGGCAGAGCATTGGACATCGGTTGTGGGAGCGGAGTGTTTCTCTCGATTTTGAAGCAATACGGTTGGAACGTACGCGGGCTTGAGCTAAAGCATGCCGCAGCCGACGCAGCGAAAGAAAAATTTGGAATTGATGTATCTGTCGGTGATTTAGCCGATGCTAACTTCGAAGAAGAATCATTTGACTATATTAGCTTTAATCACTCGCTCGAACATTTACCTAATATTATTGAAGTCCTAGGCCAAGTGAAAAAGCTACTTAAGCCCGACGGTCTCCTTTATGTTGAGGTTCCAAATGCGAATAGTTTAAGTCAGAGGATAAGCGGCAAATATTGGCTTCACTGGGATGTTCCTCGGCACTTGTACTCATTTACGCCGAAAACTCTCAAAAGCCTGATGAGGAAGACTGGATTTCAAGACTTGAAAATTGAAACTTTCCGTGCAGACTTCTATCTTTCTGATCTTCGCTATAGACGCGAAGAGGACTTGGGTTTTCATTTTGCGAGCGATAGTGACCTTCCGATGTCGGATCGTGTTCATGCTCATTTTCTCAAAATTCTGACCGATTTGTATTTTTTAATTTACAAGCAGAGTGGTGATTACATTTCGTGTTTTGCCCGCAAATAA
- a CDS encoding glycosyltransferase family 39 protein — translation MNYFVGAIYYVLGRNILAAQSICAVVGAATAPMVYVCAKKVFNNIRVAKFSAIAIALFPSFIIWSSQLMKDGLIIFLLVLAMTMVLQLQEKFGYAAIIVLVLSMFGIMSLRFYIFYMVVAAVVGSFDRYGDYDALHCGRSVVLVIIGVGLTYFGVIRTATVDLDRFGNLEAVQRSRGDLARSAKSGFGAESDVSTTDGAITALPVGLTYLMLAPFPWQMANLRQAITLPEVLIWWMLIPLSLYGLWYTVKNKLRTAFPILIFTITLTLAYSIFQGNVGTAYRQRTQIQVFLFMFIAVGWVLMKEKRENVQLERRRRRELFEASLKGRVGQQLSGGRN, via the coding sequence ATGAACTATTTTGTCGGTGCTATCTACTATGTATTGGGGCGAAATATACTGGCGGCCCAGTCGATCTGTGCCGTCGTGGGCGCGGCGACGGCACCGATGGTCTATGTCTGTGCCAAGAAGGTATTTAACAACATACGGGTCGCTAAATTTTCCGCCATCGCGATCGCCCTATTCCCATCATTTATTATCTGGTCGTCGCAACTGATGAAGGACGGGCTGATCATCTTTCTATTGGTGCTGGCAATGACAATGGTCCTGCAACTACAGGAAAAATTTGGTTACGCGGCGATCATTGTTTTGGTCCTCTCGATGTTCGGCATTATGTCGTTGCGTTTTTATATCTTCTATATGGTTGTGGCCGCGGTGGTGGGCAGTTTTGATCGGTACGGCGACTACGATGCCCTCCATTGCGGACGGTCGGTCGTGCTTGTAATAATTGGTGTGGGGCTCACCTACTTTGGCGTAATTAGGACGGCGACGGTCGATCTCGACCGTTTTGGCAATCTTGAGGCAGTTCAGCGAAGCCGCGGTGACCTCGCACGATCCGCTAAATCAGGCTTTGGAGCAGAGTCGGACGTTTCGACAACCGATGGTGCTATCACGGCATTGCCGGTCGGACTGACATATCTGATGCTGGCACCCTTTCCGTGGCAGATGGCAAATCTTCGCCAGGCGATCACTCTGCCCGAGGTATTGATATGGTGGATGCTTATTCCGCTGTCACTATACGGTCTGTGGTACACCGTCAAGAACAAATTACGAACGGCTTTCCCAATTCTGATCTTTACAATTACATTGACCCTCGCCTACTCGATCTTTCAGGGCAATGTCGGGACGGCGTATCGGCAGCGGACGCAGATACAGGTGTTTTTGTTTATGTTTATTGCGGTCGGATGGGTTTTGATGAAGGAAAAGCGGGAAAATGTACAGCTCGAACGCCGCCGCCGCCGCGAATTGTTTGAGGCGTCGCTGAAGGGAAGGGTCGGGCAGCAGTTGTCGGGGGGACGAAACTAG
- the asnB gene encoding asparagine synthase (glutamine-hydrolyzing), giving the protein MCGIVGFVNNSARAADRAVLEAMNGAIVHRGPDDDGFYVHDNVGLAMRRLAIIDLAGGKQPMHNADRTKWIVFNGEIYNYRELRADLEKRGHSFYTNSDTEAIIHLYDEYGADCLQYLRGMFAIAIWDKSDRSLFLARDRVGKKPILYSHQPNGDLIFGSEFQAILKHPSVTREVDYGAIDSYLSYLCVPAPETAFKQIRKLEPGHWLKWKDGNVETRRYWLPDFSKKIKISEDEAIQETTRILRESTKLRMISEVPLGAFLSGGVDSSIVVALMAQESAAPVKTFSIGFEEQDFSELKYARRVAEHVGAEYSEFIVRPDALEVLPTLVEHYGEPYADSSAVPTYYVAKETRQHVTVALNGDGGDESFAGYERYMAMEVAELYRRIPRILRRTLIEGPIRMLPTSEIKKTRVRDVQRFLISANESRKERYARWMSAIKPTAKLALLYSDEMNARVGEHNAAAVLDEWFDRAGDLGLLDATLLADQMTYLPNDLLVKVDIASMANSLEARSPFLDHKVIEFAASLPESLKMNRFRPKYLLKKVAARLVPPEVVYRRKMGFGVPIAHWFRGEMKDFVRDVLLSPASLSRGVFRPKTIEMYIDQHIRGEVDHATPIWTLLMLELWYRRFIDQK; this is encoded by the coding sequence ATGTGCGGCATCGTCGGATTTGTAAATAATAGTGCGCGAGCGGCCGATCGAGCGGTGCTCGAGGCGATGAACGGCGCGATCGTGCATCGCGGGCCGGACGATGACGGATTTTATGTGCACGACAATGTCGGGTTGGCGATGCGGCGTTTGGCGATCATCGATCTGGCGGGCGGCAAACAGCCGATGCACAATGCCGACCGGACAAAATGGATCGTTTTTAACGGCGAGATCTATAATTACCGTGAGCTGAGAGCTGATCTTGAGAAACGCGGCCATAGTTTTTATACCAATTCGGACACCGAGGCGATAATTCACCTCTACGACGAATACGGAGCGGACTGTCTGCAATACCTACGCGGGATGTTTGCGATAGCCATCTGGGACAAGTCTGATCGTTCACTGTTTTTGGCACGCGATCGCGTGGGCAAAAAGCCGATACTCTATTCGCACCAGCCAAACGGCGATCTGATATTCGGCTCCGAGTTTCAGGCCATACTCAAACATCCTTCGGTAACGCGCGAGGTCGACTATGGTGCGATCGACAGCTATCTCTCGTACTTGTGCGTCCCGGCGCCGGAGACCGCGTTTAAGCAGATACGTAAATTGGAACCCGGCCACTGGCTCAAGTGGAAAGACGGCAACGTCGAGACTCGGCGATACTGGCTGCCCGATTTTTCAAAAAAAATAAAGATCTCGGAAGACGAAGCTATCCAGGAGACAACGCGGATCTTACGCGAATCGACAAAGCTCCGAATGATATCCGAGGTGCCGTTAGGGGCGTTTCTGTCGGGCGGCGTCGATTCGTCGATAGTCGTTGCACTAATGGCCCAGGAGAGTGCGGCACCGGTCAAAACGTTTTCGATCGGGTTTGAGGAGCAGGATTTCAGCGAGCTCAAATATGCCCGCCGCGTCGCCGAGCACGTAGGCGCCGAGTATAGCGAGTTTATCGTTCGTCCTGATGCATTGGAGGTACTGCCGACTCTGGTCGAGCATTACGGCGAACCGTACGCCGACTCGAGCGCGGTGCCGACCTACTATGTGGCTAAGGAGACGCGTCAGCACGTGACCGTCGCACTCAATGGCGATGGCGGCGATGAGAGCTTTGCGGGTTATGAACGTTATATGGCGATGGAGGTCGCCGAGCTTTATCGGCGGATACCGCGCATATTGCGGCGAACTCTGATAGAGGGGCCGATCAGAATGTTGCCGACGTCCGAGATCAAAAAAACACGTGTTCGCGACGTTCAGAGGTTTTTGATCTCCGCCAATGAATCGCGAAAGGAGCGCTATGCCCGCTGGATGTCCGCTATCAAGCCGACTGCCAAACTCGCACTGTTGTATTCCGATGAAATGAATGCTCGCGTAGGCGAGCATAATGCAGCGGCCGTCCTGGACGAGTGGTTTGACCGGGCAGGCGATCTTGGTTTGCTCGATGCCACGCTACTGGCGGATCAGATGACCTACTTGCCAAACGATCTGCTGGTCAAGGTAGATATTGCGTCGATGGCGAATTCGCTCGAGGCTCGCTCTCCGTTCCTAGACCATAAGGTCATCGAGTTTGCCGCCAGCCTACCCGAGAGCCTAAAGATGAACCGTTTTCGGCCGAAGTATTTGTTGAAAAAGGTTGCCGCACGGCTCGTGCCGCCCGAGGTCGTCTATCGGCGCAAGATGGGCTTTGGCGTGCCGATCGCCCACTGGTTTCGCGGCGAGATGAAGGATTTTGTCAGGGATGTGCTCCTGTCACCGGCATCTCTGAGCCGCGGTGTCTTTAGGCCAAAAACTATCGAGATGTACATCGACCAACACATCAGGGGCGAGGTGGACCATGCTACCCCGATATGGACGCTGTTGATGCTCGAATTGTGGTACCGAAGATTTATAGATCAAAAATGA